The genomic window ATCATCATGACAAAAGGAAAAAGTTACATGTTTATCACCGGCCCTGATGTAATAAAGGCTGTAACTCACGAAGAAGTTACCATGGAAAAGTTAGGAGGTACAGAGACTCATAGTACTGTGAGTGGAGTTGCCCATCTGGTAGGAGAAAATGAAGAACACACTCTTTCAATTATAAAGGAGCTTTTATCTTTTATCCCATCAAATAATTTAGAAGATCCTCCTTTTAAAGAGGCAAGTGATCCTTTCGATAGAATCGATGAAGAGTTAGACTTTGTGGTTCCAGAAAATCCAAATCAGCCTTATGACATAAAAAAAATAATTCTAAAAGTTTTAGATGATAATTATTTTTTTGAAATACAGGAACATTTTGCTCCAAACATTATAATCGGTTTTGGGCGATTGGGAGGAAAATCTGTGGGAGTCGTTGCAAATCAGCCTGATTATCTTGCTGGTGTCCTTGATATAAATGCTTCGATAAAAGGAGCAAGATTTGTAAGATTCTGTGATGCCTTTAACATTCCCCTTGTTACTTTTGAAGATGTTCCTGGATTTCTTCCAGGAGTGGACCAGGAACATGGCGGTATAATAAAGCATGGAGCTAAACTCTTGTATGCCTTTGCAGAAGCAACTGTTCCAAAGCTTACAGTGATTACGAGAAAGGCTTATGGAGGAGCATATTGTGTGATGGCCTCAAAACACATAAGAACCGATGTAAATTTTGCCTATCCAACAGCAGAAATCGCTGTAATGGGACCTGAGGGTGCAGTAAATATTATTTATAAAAGAGAGATTTCCCAGCATCCAAATCCAGACGAGCTGAGAGAGAAAAAGATTAAAGAATTCAGGGAGAAATTAGCAAATCCATACATCTCAGCAGAAAAGGGTTTCATAGATGAAGTGATTGAGCCAAAATACACCAGGATGAAGCTCATTGAGTCTCTTCAACTGCTTGATAATAAAAGAGATAAAAATCCACCCAAAAAGCACGGAAATATACCACTATGAGAAAGATAAGAGCAATTGAAAAAGTTTTGATCGCCAATAGGGGAGAGATAGCGGTAAGAATTATAAG from Acidobacteriota bacterium includes these protein-coding regions:
- a CDS encoding acyl-CoA carboxylase subunit beta, which produces MAIEEKFKTLSEKIKLAELGGGKEKIEKQHKDGKLTARERIEILLDKGSFEEIDKLVVHKCHDFGMEKQRIYGDGVVAGWGKINGRLAAIFAQDFTVFGGTMSEANAAKICKIMDMAMKIGVPVIGLNDSGGARIQEGVGSLGGYADIFLRNTLASGVIPQISAIMGPCAGGAVYSPAITDFIIMTKGKSYMFITGPDVIKAVTHEEVTMEKLGGTETHSTVSGVAHLVGENEEHTLSIIKELLSFIPSNNLEDPPFKEASDPFDRIDEELDFVVPENPNQPYDIKKIILKVLDDNYFFEIQEHFAPNIIIGFGRLGGKSVGVVANQPDYLAGVLDINASIKGARFVRFCDAFNIPLVTFEDVPGFLPGVDQEHGGIIKHGAKLLYAFAEATVPKLTVITRKAYGGAYCVMASKHIRTDVNFAYPTAEIAVMGPEGAVNIIYKREISQHPNPDELREKKIKEFREKLANPYISAEKGFIDEVIEPKYTRMKLIESLQLLDNKRDKNPPKKHGNIPL